The following are encoded together in the Perca fluviatilis chromosome 23, GENO_Pfluv_1.0, whole genome shotgun sequence genome:
- the gpr22a gene encoding G-protein coupled receptor 22, producing MHTSPVLISAATMSNMTVLDTADPYDLDMTSDGTIYPISFQVSLTGFLLLEIVLGLSSNLTVLVLYCMKQNLISSVSNIITMNLHVVDVLVCVCCIPLTAVVVLLPLEADTAMMCCFHEACVSFASVATAANVLAITVDRYDISVRPANRVLTMGRAVALLGSIWALSFFSFLVPFMEVGFFINSGSDHVNQTAVLTVVHTNEYYTELGLYYHLLAQIPIFFFTAVVMLVTYYKILQALNIRIGTRFQHNLPKKKQKRKNTISMSTATQAESTDASQSSTGVRAGGNAPLGMRASVSVIIALRRAVKRHRERRERQKRVFRMSLLIISTFLLCWTPITVLNTIILSTGPSDLTVRLRLGFLVMAYGTTIFHPLLYAFTRQKFQKVLKSKMKKRVVSVVEADPTPNNVVIHNSWIDPRRNKKVTFEDTEARQKCLCSQDAE from the exons ATGCACACATCTCCAGTGCTAATCTCTGCAGCCACCATGAGCAACATGACTGTGCTCGACACTGCTGACCCCTATGACCTGGACATGACCTCAGACGGGACTATCTACCCCATCAGCTTCCAG GTTTCTCTGACAGGCTTCCTGCTGCTGGAGATAGTTTTGGGCTTGAGCTCCAACCTCACTGTGCTCGTCCTCTACTGTATGAAACAGAACCTCATCAGCTCTGTCTCCAACATCATCACCATGAACCTGCATGTGGTGGATGTGTTG GTGTGTGTATGCTGCATCCCGCTGACAGCAGTGGTGGTGTTACTTCCTTTGGAAGCGGACACTGCTATGATGTGCTGTTTCCATGAGGCCTGTGTCTCCTTTGCAAGCGTAGCTACTGCTGCTAACGTCCTGGCCATCACTGTAGACCGGTATGACATCTCAGTGCGGCCGGCGAACCGTGTGCTCACTATGGGCCGAGCTGTGGCTCTACTGGGATCCATCTGGGCTCTATCCTTCTTCAGTTTCCTGGTTCCCTTCATGGAAGTAggcttcttcatcaactctggtTCAGACCATGTGAACCAGACTGCAGTGCTCACAGTGGTTCATACAAATGAGTATTACACAGAGCTGGGGTTGTACTATCACCTGTTAGCACAGATCCCTATATTCTTTTTTACAGCTGTGGTAATGCTAGTGACGTACTACAAGATCCTTCAGGCACTTAATATTCGCATTGGCACACGCTTTCAGCACAACCTACCTAAAAAGAAGCAAAAGCGCAAAAACACTATCTCTATGAGCACTGCGACGCAGGCAGAGTCGACTGACGCTTCACAGAGCAGCACGGGAGTCAGGGCAGGTGGGAATGCACCCTTGGGCATGCGGGCATCAGTGTCAGTCATTATTGCGCTAAGACGAGCAGTAAAGCGTCACCGGGAGAGACGGGAGAGGCAGAAACGAGTCTTCAGGATGTCTCTTCTCATCATCTCCACATTCTTACTTTGCTGGACTCCAATAACTGTGCTCAACACCATCATCCTCAGCACTGGGCCCAGTGATTTAACGGTTCGCCTCCGCTTGGGCTTCCTGGTGATGGCCTATGGAACCACTATCTTTCACCCGCTCCTCTACGCCTTCACTCGGCAGAAGTTCCAAAAGGTTTTGAAAAGCAAGATGAAGAAGAGGGTAGTGTCTGTAGTAGAAGCTGACCCTACGCCTAACAATGTGGTCATCCATAACTCGTGGATAGACCCCAGGAGAAACAAGAAGGTCACTTTCGAGGACACGGAAGCCAGACAGAAATGTCTATGCTCGCAGGACGCCGAGTAG